Sequence from the Enhydrobacter sp. genome:
TTCCGGGGCATTCGGCGTGTCGGGCCGGGCGCAGATGTAGTCGACGCCGGACAGGTCGTGGCGGCGCACGCACTGGTCGAGCGTCTTGGTACCCATCAGGTACTCGTCGATGGTGCCGCCGCGATCCTTGACGCCGAACGCCACGGCGAGGTTGGCGCGCCGGAGGTCGAGGTCGACCAGCAGCACGCGCCGCGAGGCGTTCATCTTGGTGAGCAGGCCGCCCAGCGCCGCGGCGAAGGTCGTCTTGCCCTCGCCCGGCGTGGACGACGTCACGGCGAGCACGCGCGGCGGACGGTCGAGGTTGCTGAGGCTGATCGCGGTGAACACCGCGCGCATCGCCTCGGCCGCCGACGACGTCGTCTTGTCGAGCACGGTGCTGACGATCGAGGCGCGCTGTCCCATCGCGCCGCGCACCAGCGGGATCATGCCGAGCACGGCCACGCCGGTCGCCTTCTCGACCTGCGAGGCCGAGCGGAACACGCGGTCGAGCTTCTCGGCCGCGATCGAGCCGGCGACGCCGAGCAGGCAGCCGATGATGAAGGCGGCGAACAGGCCGGTCTTGTAGTTCGGCGAGCTCGGCACGCCCGACGGCCAGGCATAGGCCAGGATGCGCGCGTCGGCGCGCTGGATGTCCTGCTGCTCGCGCAGCTCCTTGAAGCGGTTCAGGAAGCTCTCGTAGAGCGCGCGGTTCGACTGCGCCTCGCGCTCGAGCTGCTTGAGCTCGGCCTCGTACTGGCTGGTCGCACCCGACAGGACCGAGGCGCGCTCGACCTGGGTCCTGAGCTCCTCCTCTTCGGCCTTGGCGGCGTCGAGCTCTGCACGAATCGCGAGCGTGATGCTCTGGGTCTGCGTCTGGAAGCGGCTGCGCACCGACGTGAGCTCGGCGTTGGCCTGCTGGACCTTGGGATGATTGGGTCCGAACTGGGTCGAGTACTCCGACAGCTTGCGCGTCAGCTCCTGTTCCTGGGTGCGCAGACTGGTCAGCGAGGCGTTCATCGCCACCTCGGAGATGTTGGCGAGCTCGTTGGGGTTCAGGCTCGCCTTGGCGAGCGCGACCAGACGGCCCTCCTTCTCGATGCGGCGGGTCTTGGCGGAAATGTACTTGGCGTTGAGCTCGGCGAGCGTCTGGGTCGAGACGGCCGCCTCCGGACTGCCCGACAGGCCCTTGTCGCGGCGGTAGGTGGCCACGGCCTCTTCCGCGACCTGCAGGTTGCGGCGCAACTCGGCCAGGCGCTCCTCGAGCCATTCCGTGGCGCGCCGGTTGGCCTCGTTCTTGTTGTCGACCTGGTCGGCCAGATAGACCTCCGCCATGGCATTGGCGATGCGCGCCGACATGGCGCCATCCGGGCTTTCCACCGTGATGACGATGACGAAGCTGCGGCCGAGCAGCGACACGCTGAGGCCGCCCGACACCGCGCCGATGGCGGCGCGCCGGTTGGGATCGTTGTCGTCGCCGCGCTGCGGACGCGCGGGCGCCGCCTGTTGCGGCTGCGGTGGCGCCTCAGGCGATGGTGCGAGGATCGAGGCGATGCCCGAGTGCCAGATCTCGCGAATCGGCGCGAGCGTGGTGTCGAGGAAGCCCGGCGGACGGCTGCCGTTGAAATCCGGGTTGGAAGCAAGCCCGAGCCGGTCCACGACCCGGCCGATCAGGAACTCCGACTGGATGACCTCGAGTTCGCTCTGGATCGCGCCGAGGTTGAGCGTGTCGACGCCCGACAGCGCCGACTCGGTGTTCACCACCTTGAAGGTGCGGGTGTCGAGCATGATACGCGACGACGCCTTGTAGAGCGGCGTGGCTTGGGCGATGATCAGTGCCATCAGGGCGACGGCGACGAGGCCTGAGCTGACGATCAGCGCCTTGCGCCGGTTGAGGAGCCGCAGCCATTCCCACAGCTCGTTGGTCGCGCTCTCCGGCGGCGCGATGCCGGGAGGCGCGTTGGGGTCGAGCATGCCGGGCAGGCGGTTGCCGCCGGAATCGTCGCCAATACGGTTTACCCTAGGCAGAAGGCTCATCACACACCATCCCGCGGCCGCATTGGCCGCCGTTTCCCTGCACTACGTGCCACCGGATCCCACCATCCGCCGGCAGTGTCATTGATCCAGCTCACTAGAAGTACCGCTCCGGCACCCGGACGACATCGCCCGGTTCGACTAGAGTGTCCTCCGTCACGTACTCTTCCTCGGCGAAATTCGAAAAGAAGCGGCGAATCGTGATGCGCGCGCGCGACGCGCGCCTCGTGTAGCCGCCTGCCACCGCCACCGCCTGCACGACCCGCAGGCAGGACAGGTATTGAAACGAACCCGGCCGGCTGACCTCGCCGATGATGAAGAACGGCCGGTAGCTCACCAGTTCGACGCTGATGCGCGGATCGGTCAGGAAGCCCGCCGAGAGATAGCGGCTCTTGAGCTGCTCCTCGAGATCGGCGGTCGTCGACCCGGTGACCGACATGTTGCCCAGCATGCGCGCATTGATCGTGCCGGCCGAATTGACCTCGTAGTCCCCGGAGAACTGCGGATCGGACAGCACCACGACCCTGATCTTGTCGCCCGAGCCGAGCTTGTACTCGGTCTGCTGCTGCTTGCACTCGCGATCCGGCGCGTTCGTCGGACCGACCTGAGGCGGCACGCCGACCTGGGGCACCGTCTCCGGCGCCAGGGGCAGTGCGTAGATGCCCGTGGTCGTCCGATCCGAGCAGCCGGCCAGGAAAACCGCCACGGCAGCCGCCAAGGCCCGGGAAAAGAAAACGCGCGCGTTCACCACGACATCACCGCTTGCCCACCAACCGGAGAAACACGACCCGCCGATCATAGGCCGGCCCGCCCACGTTGTCCGTCGACGTGCCCTTGGTGTACTCGAACACTGGGCCGATCTGGAACTCCGGGCGGAAGGAATAAAGAACGCCGAGCTGCCCACGATAGATTCGGTCGGTGCGAGGCTGTGTGACTGTTGCGTCGACGGGATTGTATTCGGCGTTGTTGACCGAGAACCCGCCGATGGCCGTCCAGGCGTCGTGGATGACGTAGGTGAAGTCGAGGCCGAGCACCGTGCTGACGATGTTCTTGTAGGTGCTCAGCGCCGATTCCGTGATCGACCGCGAGATGTTCGGCCGCAAGGTCAGGGGGGCATATCCGGTCCAGTTGCCCGACAGGCCGAAGGTGTAATCGGACGTCGGCCCGGTGATGTAGTTTTGGGTCTGGTAGCCCAGGTTGCCTTCGATCGAACTGGTCGCCGTGAACTTCTGGGTGAAGCCCACCCCCATGTTGAAGCCGTCGGAGTTGCGCTCCTGCCCGGCGACATTGAAGAAGTTGGTGTAGCGGCGCTGGTTGATCGCCGGCTGGATGAAGATGGCGAAATCGTCGGTGATCTCGTAGCCGAGGCGGATCCTCTCCTCGTACTCGATGCGGTCGCGGCTCGAGGCCGGCAGGCCGCCGGAGACCAGGTTGCTGAAGTCGTGATGCCAGTAGCGCGTCGCCGAGGCACTCGCCTCGTAGAAGAAGCGGTTGAAGCGCTGGTAGAGGCCGATCCGGACGGGAATGATGTCGACCACGGTCGGCGCCGACACCGCCGTCGTGTTGGGGGTGCCCAGCGGTTCGGTCTGGCGCCGGTAGCCCACCGAAACCGGCACGTAGAAATCCTGCTGGATCTCGAGCTTGGCGTCCACGCGGGCCGTGTAGTTCTGGTAGTTCTGCGACGGCGCGTTGGCATAGAAGCCGAACCCGCCGTTGAGCACGCCGCGCAGTTCGTGATTGAGCCACTGCGACCTGAGCTCGAGGCTCGGCAGGATGGACGTGTAGAGCGAGCCGACCGTGCCCTGCGAGGCGTTCTGCGCGAACACGTTGCTGTCGGAACCGACATTCACCTCGATCTGCGGGAAGAGGCGGAACGACCCCAGCGTGACGCCGAGGTCGTCGCGCGGCGCGCCGCCGCCGCCGAACGGCGTTTGCACCGACGTGGCGATCGAACTGGCGACCGACGACGAGATGCTCGACTGCACGCTCGGCGTGATCCCGATCGGACCGAAACCGCCGATGACGCTGCCGGCGCGGGCACCGGTCGGCGTCGTCTGCTGATCCGGAGTCGCGGCGTCCCGCCGGCCGGGCGTCTCGTCCCGGGTCAGGGTCGAAGGCGGCGCCGGCGCCGCGCCTCCCGGCGGAATGACGGTCGCCGGCGTCGCGGCCCCGCCGTCCGTACCGGCGGCGGCCCCGGCCGCCGCCGGCGGGGCCTGGGCCATCTGAACCTGAGCCGACGCCGCGGCGCAGGACAGCAGGATCCAACCAAGCAGCGGCGTCCAGACGAGATGGGAGCGATTCGCGCTAATCCACATGGGCGCCGCTTGCCATCCCGGCAATGGTCCTATCGTCGGTTGGAAAAAGCACTGCACGGCAAAGAGTCGGTTACGTGCAGCTCGCGTTGAAGCACGTCGGCGCCGGTGGACTAATCGGCGGCGGCGGCGGCGGACCGGGAGGTTCCGGCGTTCCACCGCACGTCACGCAAACCGGTTGCACCGGGGGCTCGGGCGCCGGCGGAGGAGCGGGCGGCGGCGGCGTGACGATCGGCGGCAGCGGCGGTGCAGGCGGCGGCGGCGGCGCGGGCGGCGGCGGCGTCAACAGACTCACCGGCGGTGGCGGCGGCGGTGGCGGCGCATTGAACGCCGTCAAGACCGGACCACTCGTGATGGCGGAGTTTCCCGTGATCAACGGCGGGGCGCCCTGCAAGGGACCCGCGCCGACCAGCGGGCCGGCACCCTGGAGCGGACCGGCGCCCAGCAACGGGCCCGCGCCCTGCAATGGACCTACACCGAGAAGTGGGCCGGCACCCTGAAGCGGGCCGGCGCCTTGTAGCGGCCCAGCGCCCTGAAGCGGACCGGCACCCTGAAGCGGACCGGCGCCCTGCAACGGGCCGGCACCCTGCAGCGGGCCACCACCCGGAGCCGGGCCGGCACCGCCCGCAGGCGCTGCCCCGAATTGCGGACCGGCACCACCGGGCGCACCGCCCTGAAGCGGACCGGCGCCCTGGATGACACCGCCACCCTGAGCAGGACCGGCACCTGGCAGGCCGCCTCCCGGCGCACCACCACCCGCACCGAACTGCTGCGGGCCGGCACCGCCCGGGTTGCCGCCCTGAAGCGGGCCTGCGCCACCGGGCGCGCCGCCTTGCAATGGGCCGGCACCCTGCAAGGCACCGCCACCGGGCGCGCCGCCTGGAGCGCCACCGGGTGCGCCGCCCGCGCCGAATTGCTGCGGGCCCGCACCGCCGGGATTGCCACCCTGCGGGCCGGCTCCTTCTCCGGGATTGCCGCCCTGAAGCGGGCCTGCGCCCCCCGGATTGCCGCCCTGCAATGGACCGGCGCCCTGGAACGGGCCGCCTTGTCCCTGCTGCGGTCCAGCACCCTGCTGTTGACCTTGGCCTTGCTGATTCTGCTGGTTCTGCTGTTGACCAGGCAGCCCCTGGGCGAGCGCGGCGCCACCGAACCAGATCACGCTGGCGGCGATTACACCCTGCGCTCGAAGTGCAATTTTATTCATAAGTTCCACCCAGTCCCCGGATCGTCCGGCTCACGAACCAAACCTGCAATCTCGAAATCTCGCGACTCGGCCAAAAGCGGACTCCCGCTCAGTCCCACCCGAATCTGCACGCAAAATACCCAAACCCGGAAAGGATTCCAAGCTGTGTTTGGGGGGCAAACGCGCACAAATGTTTCTGCATAGACAGGCGCTTAGCCCAAGTTTCGGCGCAATTTGTCAGCTTCGTCGGCCATCGCCTCCAGCGCCGCCGCAAATCCGGGCGCGTTGCCGCAATCGACCCGCCAATAGGCCGCGCGACCCTCTCGCGCCAGCAGATCGACGTCCGATTCGGCGCTGCCGACGAACAGAATCGGTCGTTTCGAGGCGACGCACGCATAGATCTTCGACGGCATCACGAAGCCGACGAAGCCATCCTTGAGCGTGACGAGATGAGCGTCGGGGGCGACCAGCAATCCGGGCAGCCGCTCGAGCGGCACCGGCGCGGATCGGTGGAACGGCAATCCCATCGCGGCGAACCGGTCGGTCAGCTCGGCCGCCCCCGCCCCCGTCGCACTCAGCCACAGACGCACGCGGCCTGAACCTTGCCGATGGTGCAGGCGATAGCCTTCGGCGACCGTCTCCACTTCATGGGCGACGCCGTAATTGCCCGAGTAGAGCAGCACGCAGGATCCCGCGAGGTCCGACGGCAACGGCTCGGGAAGCTGCCCTGCCTCGAACGTCACGGGCGAGCCATCGCGCACCAGCACGATGCGCTCCTCGGGAATGCCCGTCGCGCGCAGGCGCCTTAACTGGTCGAGCCCGAGGACTTCGAAACGATCGACGCGGCGTCGCCAGAAGTTGGTCAACGCCAGCAGCATCGACAGCAACCTGGACGGGTGGTCGCGTGCGGCGATCAGGCACTCGGGATGGAAATCGGTGATGCGATAGACCAACCGCCCCTTCAGCAAGAGCTTGAGCGGCGCCAGCAGGTGAATGAGGAAGGGCGGCGATCCCGTGAAGAGAATGCCGTCGGCGGCACGCAGCTGG
This genomic interval carries:
- a CDS encoding polysaccharide biosynthesis tyrosine autokinase — protein: MSLLPRVNRIGDDSGGNRLPGMLDPNAPPGIAPPESATNELWEWLRLLNRRKALIVSSGLVAVALMALIIAQATPLYKASSRIMLDTRTFKVVNTESALSGVDTLNLGAIQSELEVIQSEFLIGRVVDRLGLASNPDFNGSRPPGFLDTTLAPIREIWHSGIASILAPSPEAPPQPQQAAPARPQRGDDNDPNRRAAIGAVSGGLSVSLLGRSFVIVITVESPDGAMSARIANAMAEVYLADQVDNKNEANRRATEWLEERLAELRRNLQVAEEAVATYRRDKGLSGSPEAAVSTQTLAELNAKYISAKTRRIEKEGRLVALAKASLNPNELANISEVAMNASLTSLRTQEQELTRKLSEYSTQFGPNHPKVQQANAELTSVRSRFQTQTQSITLAIRAELDAAKAEEEELRTQVERASVLSGATSQYEAELKQLEREAQSNRALYESFLNRFKELREQQDIQRADARILAYAWPSGVPSSPNYKTGLFAAFIIGCLLGVAGSIAAEKLDRVFRSASQVEKATGVAVLGMIPLVRGAMGQRASIVSTVLDKTTSSAAEAMRAVFTAISLSNLDRPPRVLAVTSSTPGEGKTTFAAALGGLLTKMNASRRVLLVDLDLRRANLAVAFGVKDRGGTIDEYLMGTKTLDQCVRRHDLSGVDYICARPDTPNAPEVLESHAMKAALATFAERYDLVILDSPPVMAVSDARIISQLADYTIFVVHWAKTARDVVTSAVAALRNVTDRVGIVINKVNLAKHAMYEYGDYGDYYSRYQGYYGASTATSPSGGTGSSRTGGDAGEGGGIGGMSGLDKLKRIVPRVVK
- a CDS encoding polysaccharide export protein, with product MAVFLAGCSDRTTTGIYALPLAPETVPQVGVPPQVGPTNAPDRECKQQQTEYKLGSGDKIRVVVLSDPQFSGDYEVNSAGTINARMLGNMSVTGSTTADLEEQLKSRYLSAGFLTDPRISVELVSYRPFFIIGEVSRPGSFQYLSCLRVVQAVAVAGGYTRRASRARITIRRFFSNFAEEEYVTEDTLVEPGDVVRVPERYF
- a CDS encoding outer membrane beta-barrel protein; amino-acid sequence: MWISANRSHLVWTPLLGWILLSCAAASAQVQMAQAPPAAAGAAAGTDGGAATPATVIPPGGAAPAPPSTLTRDETPGRRDAATPDQQTTPTGARAGSVIGGFGPIGITPSVQSSISSSVASSIATSVQTPFGGGGAPRDDLGVTLGSFRLFPQIEVNVGSDSNVFAQNASQGTVGSLYTSILPSLELRSQWLNHELRGVLNGGFGFYANAPSQNYQNYTARVDAKLEIQQDFYVPVSVGYRRQTEPLGTPNTTAVSAPTVVDIIPVRIGLYQRFNRFFYEASASATRYWHHDFSNLVSGGLPASSRDRIEYEERIRLGYEITDDFAIFIQPAINQRRYTNFFNVAGQERNSDGFNMGVGFTQKFTATSSIEGNLGYQTQNYITGPTSDYTFGLSGNWTGYAPLTLRPNISRSITESALSTYKNIVSTVLGLDFTYVIHDAWTAIGGFSVNNAEYNPVDATVTQPRTDRIYRGQLGVLYSFRPEFQIGPVFEYTKGTSTDNVGGPAYDRRVVFLRLVGKR